The following proteins are co-located in the Clostridiales bacterium genome:
- a CDS encoding DUF190 domain-containing protein: MTDYLMRIVVNEQQQEKKEQTYKAILSYLWEQGAPGATMRRGDAGIDNEGNLRFDFLEDIYYNNLPIIIESILDGAVIQRLEGGLKSLVKHGQISISKGFGEADFNGQEYFIVKVYTSEKKKLLKKEEYEKILSFLRSKNVIWATVTKGIAGYGRDHVIYSQHLFPLSEHMPLVVECIVDKDNHSSLIEELRQLITEGAVISLPVDLILNR; the protein is encoded by the coding sequence ATGACTGATTATTTAATGCGGATCGTGGTAAATGAGCAGCAGCAGGAGAAAAAGGAACAAACCTACAAAGCAATATTATCCTATCTTTGGGAACAAGGTGCACCCGGCGCTACGATGCGCCGGGGAGATGCAGGAATTGATAATGAGGGTAATCTAAGATTTGACTTTCTGGAGGATATCTATTACAACAACTTACCGATCATTATCGAATCGATTTTAGACGGAGCTGTCATACAAAGACTGGAGGGAGGATTGAAATCATTGGTTAAGCATGGTCAGATCAGCATATCGAAAGGCTTTGGCGAAGCCGATTTCAATGGACAGGAATACTTCATCGTCAAGGTGTATACAAGCGAAAAGAAAAAGCTGCTCAAAAAAGAGGAGTATGAGAAGATATTGTCTTTCCTGCGCTCCAAAAATGTCATATGGGCTACCGTTACAAAAGGGATTGCAGGATATGGCAGGGATCATGTTATTTACAGCCAACATTTGTTTCCGCTGAGCGAGCATATGCCGCTGGTTGTTGAGTGTATTGTCGATAAAGACAATCACTCCAGCTTGATCGAAGAATTGAGGCAACTGATAACTGAGGGTGCTGTGATCAGCCTGCCTGTTGATCTAATTCTTAATCGGTAG
- a CDS encoding fluoride efflux transporter CrcB (may be involved in chromosome condensation; overexpression in Escherichia coli protects against decondensation by camphor; overexpressing the protein results in an increase in supercoiling), translating into MYYFYIAIFGGLGAAARYWISNVLEAGLFPYNTLLINLVGCFLLAVIFRYLATFPRISSHLITGIGTGFIGSFTTFSAFSLQTAHLILDKHYLLAVLYLGASCFGGLLSAGLGVFVSNKLIARKESKEDE; encoded by the coding sequence ATGTACTATTTCTATATCGCTATATTTGGGGGACTAGGAGCAGCTGCCCGCTACTGGATCAGCAATGTTTTGGAAGCAGGGCTTTTTCCTTATAATACCCTTTTGATCAATCTCGTTGGATGCTTCCTTCTAGCGGTTATCTTTCGCTATCTAGCTACTTTCCCGAGAATTTCCAGTCATTTGATTACCGGCATTGGCACCGGATTTATTGGCTCCTTCACCACCTTCTCCGCTTTTAGCCTGCAAACGGCTCATCTGATTTTGGACAAGCACTATCTGCTTGCGGTGCTCTATCTAGGAGCCAGCTGCTTCGGCGGACTTCTTTCCGCAGGACTTGGTGTTTTCGTCAGTAATAAACTGATTGCAAGAAAGGAGTCTAAGGAGGATGAGTAA